A stretch of DNA from Longimicrobium sp.:
CGATGAACAGACTCGAGAAGGACGTCGTCGTCGGCGAGCTCCAGGACAAGCTGCGGGTTGCCCAGGCGTTCTACCTGACCGACTTCACGGGCTTGAACGTGAAGCAGATCACCGAGTTCCGCTCGCGCCTGCGCAGGCAGGGGGTGGAGTACGTGGTCGTCAAGAACACCCTGGCGCAGCGCGCGCTGGAGGGTCTCGAGCTGCCGGACGTGGCGTCTTCCTTCACCGGGCCCACCGGGCTGGTGATCGGGCGCGACGACGCGGTGGCCGCGGCCAAGGTGCTCACCGACTTCATGCGCGAGTTCGGCGACCGCCCGACGGTGAAGGGTGCCGTCGTGGAGCGCCGCTCGGTGGACGCCGCGCAGGTGAAGAAGCTCGCCGACCTTCCCTCGCGGGAAGTGCTTCTCGCGCAGATCGCGGGCGGGCTGCAGGCGCCGATGGCGCGCCTGGCCGGCGGCATGAGCCAGCTTCTGTCCGGGTTCGCCCGGGCCGTGGACCAGCTTCGGCAGCAGCGGGAAGGCGCCGAAGCCTGACCCCGCACCGGGACCCACTGACGGGTCCGGGTGCACGGGACCGGCCGGGGCACGACGTTCCCGCGGTCCGAACATAGATCTAGCCTTCGCAACCTGTACTGTACCAGGAGCCTAAAAAACATGGCCACCACGCTTTCCCGTGACGAGCTGCTCGACGCGATCGGCAACATGACCGTCCTCGAGCTCTCGGACTTCGTCAAGGCTTTCGAAGAGAAGTTCGGCGTTACCGCCGCCGCCCCCATGGCGATGGCCGCCGCGGCCCCGGCCGGCGGCGCCCCCGCCGCCGCGGTCGAGGAGCAGACGGAGTTCACCGTCATGCTCACCGGCGCCGGCGAGAAGAAGATCCAGGTCATCAAGGTGGTGCGCGAGATCACCGGCCTTGGCCTCAAGGAGGCGAAGGACCTGGTGGACGGCGCCCCCAAGGCCGTGAAGGAGGGCGTTTCCAAGGAGGAGGCCGCCCAGATCCGTGCCAAGCTCGAGGAGCAGGGCGCGGGCGTCGAGGTGAAGTAGTGACGGTACGCCCGGGGTGTCGCGGGTTCGCCCGCGGCACCCCGGGCGGGGCCCTTCCCGTCCCCGTGGGGGCCGGGAGCCCAGCCGTCCACTTTCACCCGACGGACCATGATTGCGCAGCTATCTCAATAGATACTGGACGGTACCGTACCCCGCCGGGTCTTCCGGTTGGGGTCGTTTGCGCTTCCCTGTTGATACCGGCGCATGTGGTACGATCAGGCGGGGAAGTCCTAAGTCCTAAGTCCTAAGTCCTGAACAGCATTTAAGCACTTGGCACTTAGCACTTGGCACTTTAGGACCTGTCCCCCGCGCCGTCGCCCGGTATGACCTACGCCAGCACCCAAGGGAGAGCCAATTGGCTACGCTGAACAAACCGATCGTCTCCTTCGCCAAGCTCACGGCGGGGATGGAGCACCCCAACCTCCTCGACGTCCAGCTGCGCGCGTTCGAGACGCTGCTGCAGACCGACGCCGCCGCGCGGGAGCGCGAGGACGTGGGCCTGGAGCGTGTCTTCAACGAGATCTTTCCGATCTCGGACGTGAACGGCAACTTCTCCCTGGAGTTCGTACGGTACTCGCTCGGCGAGCCCAAGTACGACATGGAGGAGTGCATGGAGCGCGACATGACGTACGCCGCTCCGCTCAAGGCGACCCTCCGTCTGGTGGTCTGGGAAGACCTGGGGGACGAGCGCCGTCCAAAGGACATCATCGAAAAGGAGGTCTACCTCGGTGACCTCCCGGTGCTGACCCCGCTCGGCACCTTCATCATCAACGGCGCGGAGCGCGTGATCGTATCGCAGCTCCACCGCTCGCCCGGCGTGGTGTTCGAGGAGAACATCCACCCCAACGGGTCGAAGCTGTTCAGCGCCCGCATCATCCCGTTCCGCGGCTCGTGGGTCGAGTTCACCGTCGACATCCACGACGTGGTGGCGGTGCACATCGACAAGAAGAAGAAGTTCCCGGCCACCGCCCTGCTGCGCGCCGTGGGCTTCTCGCGCGACGTGGACGTGCTGGGCGTGTTCTTCAAGCGCGAGTCGGCTCCGCTGTCGTCGTTCGAGGTGCCCACCGGGCGCGAGGCGCGCCGCGGCGACGCCTTCTACGGCTTCCTGGCCGAGGACGTGCCGGACCCCGCCATGCTGGGCTCCGACGGCCCCGTCCTGTACCGCGACGTGGTGATCCCGGGCACCGGCGAGGTGTTCGCCCGCGGCACGAGGCTCACGGCGGAGGACTACGCCTCCATGCGCGCGGGCGAGGTCTACCAGCTTCCCGTGGTGGCGGGGGCGCTGCTGGCCCGCGCCGGCGACGAGTTGAGCGGCGAGACGCTGCAGCGGCTGAACCGCGCGGGGATCGACCAGGTGTCGGTCTTCCGCTCGGGCGGGCAGAGCGGGAGCGCGCTGCGCGCCACGCTGGCCAAGGACCCCACGCGCGGCACGCTGGACTCGCTCTTCGCCATCCACAACCTGGTGCGCCCCGGCACCGCCCCCGCGCCCGACGCGTGGACGGAGGAGGAGTTCCTGGAGGGCGGCGACTCGGTTGCGCACATCGGCGACTTCCTGCGCGACTGGAGCGAGCGCGACGGGCAGGCCACCGACCCCAACTCGCGCGACGCCCAGCGCTCGGCCGAGGAGCGCATGCTCCGCTACGCCCAGGAGCGCGGCATCCGCTACGTGTGGGAGAGCTTCCGCGAGGAGCGCTCCGAGCGTGCCGGCCGTCCCAGCCGCGTGCTGGTGTACGAGCTGAACCGCGTGGTGCAGGTGTACGCGCAGGTGTGGCGCCTCCTCTTCCAGCCCCGCCAGAGCCTGGTGGTGGCCGGCGAGATGTCGTCCGCGCTGACGCCGGGAACGGCGCGCTCGGACTACAGCGAGTACACGGAGGAGACGCTCAACAAGCGGTACGACCTGGGCCGCGTGGGCCGCTACAAGATCAACCAGCGCCTGGTGGACGCCTTCCGCACTCTCGGCTTCAGCATGCCGCCGGCGGGGATGACGGCGCTCACCGCGCAGGACGTGCTCGCCATCCTCTGGCAGCTCGTGGAGCTGCAGGAAGGGCGCGGCGACACGGACGACATCGACCACCTGGGGAACCGCCGCGTGCGGTCCGTGGGCGAGCTGATCGCCAACCAGTTCTCGGTGGGCCTCAGCCGCATGGCGCGGCTCGTCCGCGAGCGGATGTCGATCGTCTCCGACCCGGACAAGATCAACATCGACGACCTGGTGAACGCGCGGACCGTGTCCGCCGTGATCCAGCAGTTCTTCGGGTCGAGCCAGCTCAGCCAGTTCATGGACCAGACCAACCCCCTGGCCGAGATGACGCACAAGCGGCGTCTCAGCGCGCTGGGGCCGGGCGGCCTTACCCGTGAGCGCGCCGGCTTCGAAGTGCGAGACGTGCACTACTCGCACTACGGGCGCATGTGCCCCATCGAGACGCCGGAAGGGCCCAACATCGGCCTCATCAACTCGCTGACCACGTACTCGCGGATCAACGACCTGGGCTTCATCGAGACGCCGTACCGCAAGGTGGTGCGCTCGATCCTGCGCTACCCCACCACCGTGAAGCTCGAGGAGAGCGTGCGGCTGGTGCTGGGCGAGCGGGCCAAGGTGTTCGCCAAGAAGAACGAGGAGATCGACGCCGAGCGCGGCCGCGAGATCTTCCGCGCCATG
This window harbors:
- the rplJ gene encoding 50S ribosomal protein L10, which encodes MNRLEKDVVVGELQDKLRVAQAFYLTDFTGLNVKQITEFRSRLRRQGVEYVVVKNTLAQRALEGLELPDVASSFTGPTGLVIGRDDAVAAAKVLTDFMREFGDRPTVKGAVVERRSVDAAQVKKLADLPSREVLLAQIAGGLQAPMARLAGGMSQLLSGFARAVDQLRQQREGAEA
- the rplL gene encoding 50S ribosomal protein L7/L12 — encoded protein: MATTLSRDELLDAIGNMTVLELSDFVKAFEEKFGVTAAAPMAMAAAAPAGGAPAAAVEEQTEFTVMLTGAGEKKIQVIKVVREITGLGLKEAKDLVDGAPKAVKEGVSKEEAAQIRAKLEEQGAGVEVK